In Embleya scabrispora, the DNA window GAACGCCCGACTCACCAGAACCGCGACGTAGAGGCCCACTGCCACCGGAACTGCTCGACGAGCGGGAAGCGCCAGGGCAGGCATGTATTCGGGACCTTTCGTCTTTCGTTGTCGCGCAGGAGGGGACGGGCCGACGACCAACGCCATCCATGGTCACCCGTACCGAGGTACACGGACAGGGGCGAAGGTCCCATTAGGTTCAAAACGTATCGAAACCTTGCCAAACAGGCACTTGACAGTGCCGCCATTCGGGTCGGAGGCCGGGCCGCGACCAGGCCCTATGCTGCGCCCATGCCCCGTGACTCCGGCCCCACCAGGCGCCGCATCGTCGAGGCCGCCGAGATCTTGTTCGCGCGGCACGGTCTCGACGTGCCGTTGCAGGACATCACCCGCGCGGCGGGGCAGCGCAATGCCGGTGCGATCCACTACCACTTCGGCGGGCGCGAGGGTTTGTTGCGGGCGATCGTCGAGCAGCACGTGCCGGTCGTGTACGCCCGCCGCCAGGCGCTGCTCGCCGCGGCCCGTGAGCGGCCGGAGCGGCTGTCCGGGTTCGCCCGCGCGATCGTGCTGCCGATCACCGAGTTGCTGAACGGCTCGCCGGCCGACCGGGCCTACCTCCAGATCTCGGTGGAACTGCTGCGCGACACGACCTCGCCGGTGACCCCGCTGCTCGGCGGGGAGGACGTACAGGACGTGGTGGACGCGGTGGCCGCGGCCCGCCCCGACCTGGCCGCGACCGCGCTCCAGGCCCGCACCTTCCTGGTCACCCAGATGGTCGGCATGTTGTGCGCGGCGCGCGCCGCCCGGCACGACCGCCCGCCGCGACCGGACGGGATCGCGCCGACCGGGCTGCTCGGCCCAGAGGCGTTCGACGACCACCTCACGGCGATCGTCGCCGGCGCCCTCGCCGGCGACTGAGCCGCGCCCGGCCGGGAATCCCTTGACTCCTTGTCCCTCTCGTATTAAACACAGCCTTTAATTTACGAGAGAGGGACGCACGCCATGGCGAACCACGACCTGGTCATCAAGGGCGGCATCGTCGTCGACGGCTCCGGCAACCCGCGCCTTCGCGCGGACGTCGCGATCACCGACGGCGTGATCACCGCGATCGGACGCGTCCCCGCCGAGGACGCGGATCGGGTGATCGACGCGACCGGGCTGATCGTCGCGCCCGGCTTCATCGACCTGCACACGCACTACGATGGCCAGGTCTTCTGGGACCCGTATCTGACCACGTCCGGCCCGCACGGGGTGACCTCCGTGGTCACCGGCAACTGCGGCTTCGGCTTCGCCCCGGTACGCGAGGACATGCGCGATCGCGCGATGTTGTCGATGACCGCCGTCGAGGACATCCCCACCGAGACCCTGCGCGAGGGCATGCCCTGGGACTGGGTCACCTTCCCCGAGTACCTGGACAGCGTCGAGCGCACCCCCAAGGCGGTCAACGTACTGCCCTACGTCCCGGTGAACCCGCTGCTGATCTGGGTGCTCGGCCTGGAGCGGGCGAAGGCCGGCGCACTGCCCACGGACGCCGAACACGCCGAACTGGCCCGCCTGTTGACCGAGGCGATGGACGCCGGCGCGGGCGGCTGGTCGGCGCAGTGCCTGGGCGAGCCGGGCAACCCGAACGGCCGGCTGATGCAGGGCGACTTCGACGGTACGCCTATGCCCACCGACATCATGTGGCCGCAGACCCGCCTGGCCCTGGCCGAGGCGCTGGCCGGACAGGGCCGAGGCTTCATGCAGGTGTCCGGTACGCAGATCACCGAGGAGGAGTACGAACACCTCGTCGAGGTCAGCGGCCGGCCGCTGATCTGGAACGCGGTGATCGCCAACTCGCGCAGCGGCGGCCTGTACAAGCGCAAGATCGAGTGGCTGCGCCGCTGCCAGGAGCGCGGCATCCCGATCTACGGCCAGGCGATGACCACCGACGTCCCGGTGCCGTTCAGCTTCCTGTACGGCGGCGTGTCCACCCGCCCGCCGGTGGCCACGATCTTCGCGGCCGAGACCGTCGAGGCCAAGATCGCGCTGCTGAACGACCCGGCGATCCGCGCCGAACTGCGGGAATTCGACCCGCTGTTCTACCACCTGTACCCGGACATGAAGCTGCACCGCACCTTCACCGACGAGTACAAGCCGTACGAGGGCCTGTCGTTCAAGGAGATCGGCGCACGGCTCGACCGGCATCCGGTGGACGTGCTGTGCGACGTCACCATCGCCGACGGGCTGACCACGGAGGTGCACACCGGCCAGTTCAACGCCACGTTGGAGGGCCTGAAGGAACTCGTGGACTACGAGTACCTGTTGCCCGGCCTGTCCGATGGCGGCGCACACCTCAAGACGCTGAGCGCGGGCATGTACGGCACCGAGTACATCGTCGAATACGTCCGCAAGCACGCCTGGACCTCACTGGAGCAGGCCCACTGGCGGTTGTCCGGACTGCCCGCCCGGTGTGCGGGCTTCACCGACCGCGGCGTGCTGCGCGTCGGCGCGGCGGCCGACATCATCGTCTACGACTACGACGAACTGGCCTACGGTGACCCGAAGTTCGTCCACGACCTGCCCGGCGGCCAACTGCGTACCGTGATCGACGCGAAGGGCTACCGGCACATCCTGGTCAACGGCCGGGTGACGGTCGAGAACGACGAGCCCACCGGCGTGCACAGCGGCGAACTCCTGCGCCACGGAAGGGCGAACCCCCGCTGACCCGAACGCCCCCGCCGACTCGTACGCATGGATCCGCCCCGCGCCCGGGTAGGCATGCGTCACCGCGAACACGGACGAGCCAAGGGGGCGCGATGTCGAGAAAGACCCGCAAGCGCAAGTCCCGTCGCAAGCACCGGGCCAACCACGGACACCGCCCGGCCTGATCGCACCGACCCGGACGCGCCGGCCGTCATCGAGGATGACCGCCGGCGCATCCGGCCGTTTCGGCGCCGGCGTCAGCCGTACATCCGCCGCATCGCGAAGGCGATCATCTGCTCTATGGCCTTGGCGTCGAACATCACCCGGTGCTCGCCGTCGAGGTCGAGCACGAAGCCGTAGCCGTTGGGGAGCAGGTCGAGCACCTCGGCGCCGGTGACGGTGAAGTGTCTGGACTCCTCGCCGGCGTACTTCTTGAGTTCGGCGAGGGAGCTGAACATCGGGATCA includes these proteins:
- a CDS encoding TetR/AcrR family transcriptional regulator, with product MPRDSGPTRRRIVEAAEILFARHGLDVPLQDITRAAGQRNAGAIHYHFGGREGLLRAIVEQHVPVVYARRQALLAAARERPERLSGFARAIVLPITELLNGSPADRAYLQISVELLRDTTSPVTPLLGGEDVQDVVDAVAAARPDLAATALQARTFLVTQMVGMLCAARAARHDRPPRPDGIAPTGLLGPEAFDDHLTAIVAGALAGD
- a CDS encoding N-acyl-D-amino-acid deacylase family protein yields the protein MANHDLVIKGGIVVDGSGNPRLRADVAITDGVITAIGRVPAEDADRVIDATGLIVAPGFIDLHTHYDGQVFWDPYLTTSGPHGVTSVVTGNCGFGFAPVREDMRDRAMLSMTAVEDIPTETLREGMPWDWVTFPEYLDSVERTPKAVNVLPYVPVNPLLIWVLGLERAKAGALPTDAEHAELARLLTEAMDAGAGGWSAQCLGEPGNPNGRLMQGDFDGTPMPTDIMWPQTRLALAEALAGQGRGFMQVSGTQITEEEYEHLVEVSGRPLIWNAVIANSRSGGLYKRKIEWLRRCQERGIPIYGQAMTTDVPVPFSFLYGGVSTRPPVATIFAAETVEAKIALLNDPAIRAELREFDPLFYHLYPDMKLHRTFTDEYKPYEGLSFKEIGARLDRHPVDVLCDVTIADGLTTEVHTGQFNATLEGLKELVDYEYLLPGLSDGGAHLKTLSAGMYGTEYIVEYVRKHAWTSLEQAHWRLSGLPARCAGFTDRGVLRVGAAADIIVYDYDELAYGDPKFVHDLPGGQLRTVIDAKGYRHILVNGRVTVENDEPTGVHSGELLRHGRANPR
- a CDS encoding SseB family protein; this encodes MYGYATEEPQARAEAPALTDAVRAFATGVMNGEDFQSIFIASKVFCPRGDRPGFLALHNTPEPVIPMFSSLAELKKYAGEESRHFTVTGAEVLDLLPNGYGFVLDLDGEHRVMFDAKAIEQMIAFAMRRMYG